One genomic segment of Alkalimarinus alittae includes these proteins:
- a CDS encoding GspH/FimT family pseudopilin, with protein MNCRGLSLIEVLITLAIITLLTGLGIANFSSSINQTQVDAQLLSLRQLFSASRQKAIDTQDYITVCPSDDSVNCSYQWEQPIIAFSDRNKNAMVDHDETIWITSKLFNITQPLAKKPSNKPYFRYSPEGYTQGSPGNIQFCGANQQANTARKFTLSMAGRTRLSSDKNKDGIHEDSRGIKLNCPN; from the coding sequence ATGAATTGTCGTGGACTTTCATTAATAGAAGTTTTAATCACTCTCGCAATAATCACCCTATTAACAGGGCTTGGTATTGCAAACTTTTCTAGTTCAATTAATCAAACCCAAGTTGACGCTCAACTGCTCTCCTTAAGACAGCTTTTTTCAGCATCTCGTCAAAAAGCAATAGATACTCAAGACTATATAACCGTCTGTCCCTCAGATGACTCAGTCAATTGCAGCTATCAGTGGGAGCAGCCAATAATTGCGTTTTCAGATCGAAACAAAAACGCGATGGTCGACCATGACGAAACGATTTGGATAACATCTAAGCTATTCAATATAACCCAACCTCTAGCAAAAAAACCATCTAACAAACCCTATTTTCGATATAGCCCCGAAGGGTATACTCAAGGAAGTCCAGGCAACATTCAGTTTTGTGGGGCTAACCAGCAGGCGAATACAGCAAGAAAATTTACGCTCAGTATGGCAGGTCGTACCAGGCTATCATCTGATAAAAACAAGGATGGCATTCATGAAGACAGTCGAGGTATTAAGCTCAACTGTCCAAATTAA
- a CDS encoding type IV pilin protein, with product MKKDRGFTLIELVIVVAIIGILAAVAYPAYTNSIQEARRADAKSALLQLAQALERFYSINYTYAGTGSGGNSGAPLNTVFAHTKTPFEGSATFYNLTLAVTATSYTLTATPVGPQLSDKCGTLTLNQAGSKTPTTNNCW from the coding sequence ATGAAAAAAGATAGAGGCTTTACTCTGATAGAGTTGGTTATTGTGGTTGCAATCATTGGTATTCTGGCTGCGGTTGCATACCCTGCTTATACCAATAGTATTCAAGAGGCTCGCAGAGCTGATGCCAAGTCGGCTTTACTTCAGCTCGCTCAAGCACTCGAACGATTCTATAGCATTAATTACACCTATGCAGGCACTGGCTCAGGTGGCAACAGCGGGGCACCTTTGAATACGGTATTTGCGCATACAAAAACACCGTTTGAAGGAAGTGCTACCTTTTATAACCTAACGTTGGCTGTCACCGCTACTAGCTATACATTAACGGCAACACCCGTTGGGCCTCAGTTGAGCGATAAGTGCGGAACCTTGACGCTTAATCAAGCGGGTAGTAAAACTCCTACTACCAACAACTGTTGGTAA
- the thiO gene encoding glycine oxidase ThiO, giving the protein MKTIIIGAGAIGMMQARELAQAGVEVTLIDKGLCGKEASWAGGGIVSPLYPWRYSEPVTALAAWSQGYYSNLAESLEAESGIDPELTRHGLMMLSIEDQTEALEWAAAHNNWAALIEKNEIYKLEPNLREGVHDALWMPQVGSIRNPRLVQALYKSIKSEPLVTIIEEAAVSSLTVESGVVTGVIVKDNVINADNVVVTAGAWSGNLLEAVGVSLPVEPVRGQMILFNAKPGIVNRVVLSDGKYVIPRRDGRVLAGSTLEYVGFDKQTTGKAKQQLADTAIDMFPALAGAQIEHHWAGLRPGAPEGIPFIGAVPEIKNLYVNAGHFRNGLVLAPAAVRVMTSLLLEQESPVNPEPYALKNRILKPEVA; this is encoded by the coding sequence ATGAAAACAATCATAATCGGCGCTGGCGCCATTGGCATGATGCAAGCGAGAGAGCTTGCGCAAGCAGGCGTTGAAGTGACGCTGATCGATAAAGGTCTTTGCGGTAAAGAAGCTAGCTGGGCGGGCGGCGGGATTGTATCGCCACTTTATCCTTGGCGTTATTCTGAACCAGTAACCGCACTTGCGGCTTGGTCTCAGGGTTATTACAGCAATCTGGCAGAGTCACTCGAGGCAGAAAGTGGTATTGACCCAGAACTTACTCGCCATGGTTTAATGATGCTCTCTATTGAAGATCAAACCGAGGCGCTCGAGTGGGCGGCGGCGCATAATAACTGGGCGGCGTTGATTGAAAAAAATGAAATATATAAGCTCGAACCAAACCTTCGGGAAGGGGTTCATGATGCCCTTTGGATGCCGCAAGTGGGCAGTATTCGTAATCCTCGACTCGTGCAGGCGCTTTATAAAAGTATCAAGAGTGAACCGTTAGTCACGATTATTGAAGAGGCTGCTGTATCTAGCCTAACCGTCGAGTCTGGTGTTGTGACAGGCGTCATTGTTAAAGATAACGTTATCAACGCAGATAATGTGGTTGTAACGGCGGGCGCATGGTCGGGCAATCTGCTGGAGGCGGTGGGGGTATCGTTACCGGTCGAGCCTGTCAGAGGTCAGATGATTTTATTTAATGCAAAGCCCGGTATTGTGAATCGTGTTGTACTGAGCGATGGAAAATACGTCATTCCTCGAAGAGATGGCCGAGTGCTAGCAGGGAGTACGTTGGAGTATGTCGGGTTTGATAAACAAACGACGGGTAAAGCAAAGCAGCAGCTCGCAGATACTGCTATTGATATGTTCCCTGCGTTGGCGGGCGCGCAAATCGAGCACCATTGGGCAGGGTTACGACCTGGCGCCCCTGAAGGTATTCCGTTTATTGGTGCGGTGCCTGAGATTAAGAATTTATATGTGAACGCCGGCCATTTTAGAAACGGCCTAGTGCTAGCGCCTGCAGCGGTAAGGGTTATGACTTCTTTACTGTTAGAGCAAGAAAGCCCTGTTAACCCAGAGCCTTATGCACTTAAAAATCGAATATTAAAACCCGAGGTGGCTTAG
- a CDS encoding PilC/PilY family type IV pilus protein: MKIKQMLHTAASGLIVMAASMHPIAVSAATLNLESAPLFVSSTVPPLSMLVMGRDHKLYYEAYNDASDLDGDGVVDVGYKPSIDYFGYFDSYRCYDYDGSSDRFEPKDATTDKTCSSVSGSWSGDFLNYVTTARIDALRKVLYGGYRDIDTASLTVLQRTHIPQDAHTWGKEYDPAASPGYNISDYTNLSEPKPGTRHLFANVTLTGSTEPLMRVLNDTNFRVWDWVSRQLPVAGSKCGASSNCATGGGSIWEVVPDTVLSNLFRRTYDISGTGSGHPNNHADYNNWITNYAVASRLDGSGPMTTIQGNNNPYGDDDNYLTVIDGNLTVPANGNYTFSVDGDDAVEFIIRDPSGDHVLGWYGGHGAANNDSHNDTFYLLGGYNYTIQFRHEERGGGDSFVLRWNKTTESSVITDYEVNVEVCRAGKLETNCQQYPNGNYKPTGVLHKYGENDSMMFGLLTGSYESNTQGGVLRKQIGSLTNEINATNGTLTSTVGIIKTIDALRVDGFTGSQYGCGWIVNRAINNGECSMWGNPVAEMMYESLRYFSGAKAAHPSFDYTNSGSIDNSLGLPKAAWNDPYDTADNGYPYCAKPFQLVISDINPSYDSDTVPGSYFSSMAADSALPGLHAKDYGDTITIGEGDVKGMKYIGQSETNEGKTPQPKNVVSLGTIRGLAPEEPTKQGSYYAASVAYYGWLNDISGTTAEPAAVSTKKDSRYKQRPNTFSVALASPLPEISIPVAGGNNVTLVPFAKSVSGYGISSGVSDFQPTNQIVDFYIESLGATEGSFLVNFEDVEQGADHDMDALVRYRYKLDAAGTVTVTLESLFASGSINQHMGYVISGTTRDGVYLEVRDTDSTDHNGYYLDTPPGVWAGQPRGTDDLPLVAVRTFSPGLTPGASVLKDPLWYAAKWGGFVDKNDDDTPDLQSEWDEDGDGDPDNYFLVTNALGLGAQLAKAFDEILARSGSSATVTVNSGALGTDTLLYQALFDAEKWTGSVLALPVQPDGTIIPGSEVWNVKDRLKDQATGTGHSTVREILTYDSANEEGIPFRWPSDYSSPTSGELAPAEVAALLAGVTTDQQNYGADLLNYIRGDDAQEQGIVGASRAFRTRDGNVLGDIVHSDPAYVPRPGFFYKDTWDVIGATSAPENSATQKYSDFRARFKDRKPMLYFGANDGMFHGVNAWADNASGGGQEVLGYVPTSVFSNLGELARPSYSHRYYVDGPTGFGDVFFDSTDSLWHTVAVGSLRGGGQGLFALDITDPHGLDTTSDYSSFDESNASDLVLWEFTDADDADLGYTFGKASLVRMANGKWAALFGNGYNNTEADANVSSTGNAVIYLVDVEDGSIIKKLDTGVGMVDDPMSTGRPNGIYEPTPIDTNGDNIVDYIYAGDLFGNVWKFDVSSNSTTNWKSYFLSGTDPAPLYVAKDSAGNQLPITTKVQVSTHPYHKTGHNYMVYFGTGKYIENGDNSSSGELTQAFHGLWDNGTTITGRSALLKQSIIKESTLKDAGGDFVGNFRLVTDNAINWEGATPHRGWYMDLFNTEGSNTNNYGERQVSNAVVRNGRIIFTTLIPSTDPCAAGGTGWLMEMDVENGGALKDSPYDTNNDGVIDSKDLIDTDGDGVGDTAVGGIQPGGEDGGIPSTPAIIDDPNSGNEFKEVGTSTGKIESILEGGASTQKRQSWREVR, encoded by the coding sequence ATGAAAATAAAGCAAATGTTACATACTGCTGCTTCAGGCTTAATCGTCATGGCCGCCAGTATGCACCCCATAGCGGTAAGTGCAGCCACGCTAAACTTAGAGTCCGCCCCGCTGTTTGTATCGTCAACAGTGCCACCTCTCTCCATGCTTGTTATGGGGCGGGATCATAAGCTTTATTATGAAGCTTATAATGATGCGTCTGATTTGGATGGCGATGGCGTTGTTGATGTTGGTTATAAACCTAGCATTGATTACTTCGGATATTTTGACTCTTACCGCTGTTACGATTATGACGGCTCATCAGACCGGTTTGAGCCTAAAGATGCGACAACAGATAAAACCTGCTCATCAGTTAGTGGCAGCTGGAGTGGTGACTTTTTAAATTATGTCACAACAGCACGTATTGATGCGCTTCGTAAGGTATTGTATGGAGGCTATCGTGATATAGACACTGCATCGCTTACGGTGCTTCAGCGTACACATATTCCACAAGATGCCCATACATGGGGTAAGGAATATGACCCAGCCGCTAGCCCAGGTTACAACATTTCAGATTACACCAACTTGTCTGAACCAAAGCCAGGTACACGACACCTTTTTGCTAATGTGACGTTAACCGGTTCAACAGAGCCTCTTATGAGGGTGTTAAACGATACTAACTTTAGAGTGTGGGATTGGGTATCCCGGCAGTTGCCGGTAGCCGGCTCTAAGTGTGGTGCAAGCTCAAATTGTGCCACTGGAGGTGGAAGTATTTGGGAGGTAGTACCTGATACGGTATTAAGTAATCTTTTTCGTAGAACATATGATATTTCTGGCACAGGTAGTGGTCACCCTAATAATCATGCTGACTATAACAATTGGATAACAAACTATGCAGTAGCTAGTCGTTTAGATGGCTCAGGCCCTATGACAACAATTCAGGGTAACAACAATCCTTATGGCGATGATGATAACTATCTTACCGTTATAGATGGGAATCTTACTGTGCCGGCTAATGGCAATTATACCTTTTCAGTCGATGGTGATGATGCGGTAGAGTTTATTATAAGAGACCCTTCAGGCGACCACGTTCTTGGTTGGTATGGAGGCCATGGCGCAGCTAATAATGATTCCCATAACGATACATTCTATTTGTTAGGTGGCTATAACTACACGATTCAATTCCGTCATGAAGAAAGAGGCGGCGGGGATAGCTTTGTATTACGCTGGAATAAAACGACCGAGAGCTCGGTTATTACAGACTATGAGGTCAATGTCGAAGTTTGTCGTGCGGGTAAGCTAGAGACCAATTGTCAACAGTATCCGAATGGCAACTATAAACCCACAGGTGTCCTGCATAAGTATGGTGAAAATGATTCGATGATGTTTGGGCTTTTAACGGGCTCTTATGAAAGTAATACACAGGGCGGTGTTTTACGAAAACAAATAGGTTCCTTGACTAATGAAATCAATGCTACAAACGGAACTCTTACATCTACGGTAGGTATTATTAAAACGATTGATGCACTTCGAGTCGATGGCTTTACCGGTAGCCAGTACGGTTGTGGCTGGATTGTAAATAGAGCCATCAATAATGGCGAATGTAGTATGTGGGGCAACCCTGTGGCAGAAATGATGTACGAAAGCTTGCGCTATTTTTCAGGTGCAAAAGCTGCTCACCCTTCATTTGATTATACTAACTCTGGCAGTATTGATAATAGTTTAGGTCTGCCTAAGGCTGCATGGAATGACCCCTATGATACAGCGGATAATGGATATCCATACTGTGCTAAGCCATTCCAATTAGTGATTAGTGATATCAACCCTTCTTATGACTCAGATACAGTACCGGGGTCTTATTTTAGCAGCATGGCGGCCGATAGTGCTCTGCCTGGACTGCATGCAAAAGACTACGGCGACACCATCACCATCGGTGAAGGTGATGTTAAGGGCATGAAGTACATTGGGCAATCTGAAACCAATGAAGGGAAAACACCACAACCTAAAAATGTTGTTAGTTTAGGAACAATTAGAGGTTTGGCTCCAGAAGAGCCTACCAAGCAAGGGAGTTATTATGCTGCTTCAGTAGCCTATTACGGTTGGTTAAATGATATTAGCGGGACCACTGCTGAGCCAGCAGCTGTAAGTACTAAAAAGGATTCGAGATACAAGCAAAGACCCAATACGTTCTCTGTGGCTTTGGCATCTCCATTACCTGAAATCAGTATCCCTGTGGCTGGCGGAAACAATGTTACGCTGGTGCCGTTTGCTAAATCGGTAAGTGGTTACGGTATTAGTTCAGGCGTAAGTGACTTTCAGCCTACTAACCAAATTGTTGACTTTTATATTGAAAGTTTAGGGGCTACAGAAGGTAGCTTCTTGGTTAACTTTGAAGATGTTGAGCAAGGTGCTGACCACGATATGGATGCTCTTGTAAGGTATCGTTATAAGCTGGATGCTGCTGGAACTGTGACCGTGACACTCGAATCCCTTTTTGCATCAGGTTCTATCAATCAGCACATGGGTTATGTTATTTCAGGTACCACTCGAGACGGTGTTTATTTAGAAGTTAGGGATACGGATAGTACTGACCACAATGGTTATTACCTTGATACGCCTCCTGGTGTTTGGGCGGGTCAACCAAGAGGGACAGATGATCTCCCTTTAGTTGCTGTACGAACTTTTTCTCCCGGTTTAACTCCTGGCGCATCTGTACTTAAAGACCCGTTATGGTATGCAGCAAAATGGGGTGGTTTTGTCGATAAAAATGATGATGATACACCTGACCTTCAAAGTGAGTGGGATGAAGATGGAGACGGTGACCCTGATAACTATTTCTTAGTCACTAACGCATTGGGGCTAGGTGCTCAATTAGCTAAAGCATTTGATGAGATTTTGGCACGAAGTGGTTCATCGGCAACGGTAACCGTTAACTCTGGCGCATTGGGAACCGACACATTGCTTTATCAAGCCCTTTTTGATGCAGAAAAATGGACGGGGTCTGTGTTGGCCTTACCTGTTCAACCCGATGGAACAATAATACCGGGTAGTGAGGTTTGGAATGTTAAGGATCGACTTAAAGATCAAGCAACAGGTACAGGTCACTCTACCGTTAGAGAAATATTGACATATGATAGTGCGAATGAGGAGGGCATACCTTTCCGTTGGCCTTCTGACTATAGCAGTCCTACAAGTGGTGAGTTAGCGCCAGCAGAGGTTGCTGCTTTGTTAGCGGGAGTAACTACTGATCAGCAAAATTATGGTGCTGATCTTCTTAACTATATTCGTGGTGATGACGCTCAAGAGCAAGGTATTGTAGGGGCTAGTAGAGCCTTTAGGACAAGAGATGGTAATGTGTTAGGGGATATTGTTCATTCGGACCCTGCATATGTACCTCGGCCTGGTTTTTTCTATAAAGATACTTGGGATGTTATTGGTGCAACATCGGCTCCTGAAAATAGTGCTACACAGAAATATAGCGATTTCAGAGCACGCTTTAAAGACCGTAAGCCTATGCTTTATTTTGGCGCCAATGATGGCATGTTTCATGGTGTCAATGCTTGGGCCGATAACGCTTCGGGAGGAGGGCAGGAAGTGCTAGGTTATGTGCCTACGTCAGTCTTCTCTAACTTAGGAGAGCTTGCACGACCCTCTTATTCACACCGGTATTATGTTGATGGTCCAACGGGTTTCGGCGATGTATTCTTTGATTCAACGGACTCATTGTGGCACACCGTTGCTGTAGGAAGTTTACGAGGCGGCGGACAAGGGCTATTTGCATTGGATATTACCGATCCACATGGCCTTGATACAACTTCTGACTATAGCTCTTTTGATGAAAGTAATGCCTCAGACCTTGTGTTATGGGAGTTTACAGATGCTGATGATGCTGACTTGGGGTATACCTTTGGAAAGGCTTCTTTAGTTCGAATGGCCAACGGTAAGTGGGCTGCCTTGTTTGGTAATGGCTATAACAATACAGAGGCTGATGCTAATGTAAGCAGCACAGGTAATGCAGTGATTTATCTAGTTGATGTTGAAGACGGAAGCATTATCAAGAAGCTAGATACAGGCGTTGGAATGGTAGATGATCCAATGTCAACAGGTAGGCCAAACGGTATCTATGAACCAACACCTATTGATACCAATGGAGATAATATTGTTGATTATATTTATGCCGGCGACTTGTTTGGTAATGTGTGGAAGTTTGATGTGTCTTCTAATAGTACAACAAACTGGAAGAGCTATTTCCTTTCAGGAACTGATCCAGCACCACTTTACGTTGCTAAAGACTCAGCAGGTAACCAACTGCCTATAACCACTAAAGTTCAAGTGAGTACGCACCCGTATCATAAAACAGGTCATAACTATATGGTCTATTTCGGGACTGGTAAATATATAGAAAATGGCGATAACAGTTCTTCAGGAGAGTTAACTCAAGCGTTCCATGGGCTTTGGGATAATGGCACTACTATTACAGGGCGGAGTGCATTACTGAAACAGTCTATCATTAAAGAGTCAACTCTGAAGGATGCTGGTGGTGACTTTGTTGGTAACTTCAGGCTGGTCACTGATAACGCAATTAATTGGGAGGGCGCGACACCTCACAGAGGTTGGTATATGGACTTGTTTAACACTGAAGGCTCAAATACCAATAACTATGGCGAGAGACAGGTCAGTAATGCTGTGGTGAGGAATGGCCGAATTATATTTACTACGCTAATCCCATCGACAGATCCATGTGCCGCAGGAGGAACGGGCTGGCTTATGGAGATGGATGTCGAAAATGGTGGCGCTTTAAAAGATAGTCCATACGATACAAATAATGACGGAGTCATAGACTCAAAAGACTTAATAGACACAGATGGTGACGGTGTTGGGGATACGGCCGTTGGCGGTATTCAGCCAGGAGGAGAAGATGGCGGAATTCCTTCAACACCTGCCATTATTGATGACCCCAATAGCGGTAATGAGTTTAAAGAAGTGGGTACCTCAACAGGCAAGATAGAGTCAATACTTGAAGGGGGCGCTTCGACTCAGAAGAGACAAAGCTGGCGAGAAGTTAGGTAA
- a CDS encoding sigma-54-dependent transcriptional regulator → MTIKTALIVDDEPDIRELLEITLMRMGIDTCSAENITKAKALLETQEFNLCLTDMNLPDGNGIDLVCHIQQYFPQIPVAVITAYGSVETAITSLKSGAFDFVSKPVDLARLRELVSSALKLTEEKKVSKEAVETGNLLLGESPEMERLRKQIRKLARSQAPVYISGESGSGKELVARMMHLQGPRSEAPFVPVNCGAIPSELMESEFFGHKKGSFSGAVENKEGLFQAANGGTLFLDEVADLPIGMQVKLLRAIQEKAVRPVGEQKEVSVDVRILSATHKNLAELVETGEFRQDLYYRINVIELDVPKLRERKSDIPLLANHILQRIAEECDIFDAKISDDAMSSLKEYHFPGNVRELENIIERAFTLCENDVIETSDLQLRPASKPDGAMEFSENSVQRSEDTSLEDFLEGIERKTIEQALEETRWNKTAAAKKLGITFRALRYRLKKLDME, encoded by the coding sequence ATGACCATTAAAACAGCCCTTATTGTTGATGACGAACCGGACATTAGAGAATTGTTAGAGATTACTCTAATGAGAATGGGAATAGATACTTGTAGCGCAGAGAATATAACCAAGGCGAAGGCATTGTTAGAGACTCAAGAGTTTAACCTCTGCCTTACAGATATGAACCTACCTGATGGCAACGGCATTGATCTGGTTTGTCATATACAGCAGTACTTCCCTCAAATTCCGGTAGCTGTCATTACCGCTTACGGCAGCGTAGAAACAGCCATTACTTCACTAAAATCTGGGGCATTTGATTTTGTATCAAAACCAGTCGACCTAGCCAGACTACGTGAACTTGTCAGTTCAGCACTTAAACTAACCGAAGAGAAAAAAGTAAGTAAAGAAGCTGTAGAAACAGGAAACCTTTTGCTAGGCGAATCACCAGAAATGGAGCGCCTACGAAAGCAAATTCGCAAACTAGCACGCAGCCAAGCACCGGTTTATATCAGCGGGGAATCAGGCAGCGGAAAAGAACTCGTTGCACGAATGATGCACCTTCAGGGACCTCGATCAGAAGCACCGTTTGTACCGGTAAACTGCGGAGCCATTCCAAGCGAGCTAATGGAGAGTGAGTTTTTCGGTCACAAAAAAGGCAGTTTTAGTGGGGCAGTAGAGAACAAAGAAGGGCTATTTCAGGCTGCCAATGGTGGAACCTTGTTTCTAGATGAGGTCGCCGACCTTCCCATAGGTATGCAAGTCAAGTTACTCAGAGCCATACAAGAAAAAGCCGTGCGCCCAGTTGGGGAGCAAAAAGAAGTCTCTGTGGATGTTCGCATTCTTAGCGCCACTCACAAAAACTTGGCAGAACTGGTTGAAACTGGAGAGTTTCGACAAGACCTTTACTACCGAATCAATGTCATCGAGTTGGATGTGCCTAAGCTTCGAGAGCGTAAGAGCGATATCCCCTTGCTTGCAAACCACATATTGCAGCGCATAGCCGAAGAGTGTGATATCTTTGATGCCAAAATAAGTGATGACGCCATGAGTAGCCTTAAAGAGTATCACTTTCCTGGCAATGTGCGAGAACTCGAAAACATTATCGAGCGCGCCTTTACACTGTGCGAGAATGATGTAATCGAAACCAGCGATCTACAACTAAGACCTGCCAGCAAGCCTGATGGCGCGATGGAGTTTTCAGAGAATTCAGTACAGCGAAGTGAAGACACCTCCTTAGAAGATTTCTTAGAAGGCATAGAAAGAAAAACCATAGAACAAGCGCTCGAAGAGACTCGTTGGAACAAAACCGCTGCGGCCAAAAAGCTGGGTATTACATTTAGAGCGCTGCGGTATCGTTTGAAGAAGTTAGATATGGAGTAG
- a CDS encoding pilus assembly PilX family protein, whose product MIFNTQLKPMQQTQTGAVLIVALVMLLLVTIIGTSAINMSTLGTKMTSNSRDNQVAFQAAESGLFAAEALLSPDVDIPVVGTTDGYMSATLSSGWWESAATAWWSSNGEAISSYNGQTTPRFVIEQPDIKSADSASSVQDLSVGVPKPAMFYYTSTSKGEGPGGATVHLQSVYARKVYLNTP is encoded by the coding sequence ATGATTTTTAACACTCAATTAAAACCAATGCAGCAGACGCAGACAGGCGCGGTACTTATCGTCGCACTGGTGATGTTGCTGTTGGTGACCATTATAGGTACAAGCGCAATAAATATGTCGACGCTAGGTACGAAAATGACCTCTAACTCTCGCGATAACCAAGTGGCTTTTCAGGCGGCCGAGTCTGGCTTGTTTGCAGCCGAGGCACTGCTGTCCCCAGATGTAGATATCCCCGTCGTTGGAACAACAGACGGCTATATGTCAGCGACCTTGTCCTCCGGTTGGTGGGAAAGTGCGGCGACAGCTTGGTGGTCGAGTAATGGAGAAGCAATCTCTAGTTATAACGGCCAGACAACCCCTAGGTTTGTTATAGAGCAGCCAGACATTAAGTCGGCTGATAGCGCAAGTAGTGTACAAGATTTAAGTGTAGGTGTTCCAAAACCAGCAATGTTCTACTATACCTCAACATCCAAAGGTGAAGGCCCAGGCGGTGCTACAGTGCATTTGCAAAGTGTCTATGCACGAAAAGTCTATTTAAATACGCCTTAG
- a CDS encoding sensor histidine kinase — MEHSAQSLRLFRFYNHYRIVVGLILVGAVFFNISFIDPAQQRSALYQITAICYLSINVFTAFILLAGFQANSKHIITAIIFDIIILHILMYASNGVQTGLGNLVVISVAAGNILIRGRIGTLFAALAALASLGIELNQVFNYDDKVDGVVRAGLLGIIYFAAAFLLQNISTRISQSEELAQVRAKNIVELEKLNHQIIQRMQTGIVVTDEFGNVRLLNQAALSLLNVDDERKLPAPLKQRQDLWRANPNIRTEPFQTSASGTMLQANFTQLKKDTGSGILIFIEDTSKISQQAQQMKLASLGRLTAGIAHEIRNPLGAISHAAQLLAESESLSSADSRMTDIIQRHSGRVNGIVESILQLSRRKQPEAIENNINEWLIKFFQDYTLSHSPTPEITLKLKEESPIARFDPSQIEQVVTNLVDNGLRYSEKVTGKPTLTVCSGINERNGLAFIDIIDQGHGVSEEDIEHLFEPFFTTESSGTGLGLYLSRELCESNQAQLNYYSNNQSTRYKTNQDTQNKDERKTSESEEHQGEQNSPDSRFRITFAHHKRII, encoded by the coding sequence TTGGAGCATTCAGCACAAAGCCTTCGGCTTTTCCGTTTTTACAATCACTACCGAATTGTTGTGGGCTTGATTTTAGTCGGCGCAGTGTTTTTTAACATATCGTTCATCGACCCTGCACAGCAAAGATCGGCGCTCTATCAAATCACGGCTATTTGTTACTTATCGATCAATGTTTTTACAGCGTTTATTCTGCTTGCGGGCTTTCAGGCAAACTCAAAACATATCATCACAGCCATTATCTTCGACATTATTATATTGCATATTCTTATGTACGCGAGCAACGGGGTCCAGACAGGACTGGGCAACCTCGTAGTCATCAGCGTTGCGGCGGGTAACATTCTTATTCGAGGGAGGATTGGGACCCTATTCGCGGCACTGGCAGCCTTAGCCTCGCTGGGCATAGAGCTAAACCAAGTATTTAATTACGATGACAAGGTTGACGGTGTGGTGCGGGCAGGACTGCTCGGCATTATCTATTTTGCCGCTGCCTTTTTACTCCAAAATATTTCCACACGAATTAGCCAAAGTGAAGAACTGGCTCAGGTACGAGCAAAAAACATTGTCGAACTTGAAAAGCTCAACCATCAAATCATACAGCGAATGCAAACAGGCATCGTCGTGACAGACGAATTTGGGAATGTCAGGCTTCTCAACCAAGCCGCACTCTCTCTACTCAATGTGGATGACGAACGAAAACTACCTGCCCCCTTAAAACAACGGCAGGATTTGTGGCGAGCGAACCCTAATATCCGGACGGAACCCTTCCAAACATCCGCCTCAGGCACAATGTTACAAGCCAACTTCACTCAACTTAAAAAAGATACAGGGTCTGGCATACTGATATTTATCGAAGATACCAGTAAAATATCTCAGCAAGCACAACAAATGAAATTGGCCTCTCTAGGGCGCCTTACCGCCGGTATTGCGCACGAAATTCGAAACCCATTAGGGGCCATCAGCCATGCGGCGCAATTGTTAGCGGAATCTGAGTCATTGTCTTCTGCCGACTCACGCATGACCGACATCATCCAGCGTCACTCAGGCAGAGTAAACGGCATTGTTGAAAGTATTCTTCAGCTTTCAAGGCGTAAGCAACCAGAAGCCATTGAGAACAATATCAATGAATGGCTGATCAAGTTCTTTCAGGACTATACGCTTTCGCACAGCCCCACCCCTGAAATAACACTAAAATTAAAAGAGGAGTCGCCGATCGCTCGCTTTGACCCCTCTCAAATAGAGCAAGTGGTCACCAACCTTGTTGATAATGGCCTGCGCTATAGTGAAAAGGTAACTGGAAAACCAACGCTCACCGTTTGTAGTGGCATCAATGAGCGAAATGGCCTAGCATTTATTGATATTATTGACCAAGGCCACGGCGTAAGTGAAGAGGACATCGAACATCTTTTTGAGCCTTTCTTTACAACAGAAAGCAGCGGGACAGGTCTAGGCCTTTATCTCTCAAGAGAATTGTGTGAGAGCAATCAAGCACAACTCAATTATTATTCTAATAATCAATCGACACGCTATAAAACAAATCAAGACACCCAGAATAAAGATGAGCGTAAAACAAGCGAAAGCGAAGAACATCAAGGCGAACAGAACAGTCCAGACAGCCGATTTCGCATCACCTTCGCACACCATAAACGAATTATTTAG